Proteins encoded by one window of Vitis vinifera cultivar Pinot Noir 40024 chromosome 10, ASM3070453v1:
- the LOC100246947 gene encoding uncharacterized protein LOC100246947: MDEESRRPCPSPSPNVCCSSSSSFLKDISNFKTPKQSSKNPSFHSPFPQFFTASKQTPRSSASAFRHRPSLAPSSSKSKAARRLKAFEMEQSQSSRKAQIKKEKSLKSLAKSLTVWLNFLFENPESCGCDVSRLVGVDQSRSVLANGKRDSWPGVGVGINGAWRSPKRQRDSMWQGDGGGDSDAGMFPSLMFSSLQLSLKEVCSFDDLKQRMRVYLSLGTCKEIFKVMTQVAKNIDEGRLKMKAHCPIVTDVGMKEKAIKILMCYNPIWLRIGLYIIFGGDSLLPNEDVNSDEEITLLKMIIEKQFFSHVGLAKAYAYNKLVEGLYRPGYFETMGNVILKRFLLLVLILDRAKSQSCLPIKYGIDGVDGGSPLLFSQRSNIKSSRQIIHDFLSSDIMHGEGNLLAHLVIVGYKVSYEQCCLTEYDFRVTDLFDDLQDGVRLCRTIQLLLHDSSILVKMVVPSDTHKKNLANCGIALQYLKQAGVSLYDDDGMVIVGEDVANGDKELTLSLLWNIFVHLQLPLLINKTLLFEEISKIRGADVDISKNDISSPLEMLLKWIQAVCEGYDFKIENFASLVDGKAMWCLLDYYFRKELHCSRSYNDPNERNGKKSIISATDCTDAAHNFILSQKLTTLLGNFPEVLQTSDILEHNGACNDRSVVILLVFLSSQLVVKRNTDQLNFHKLLGCTCQIPEGKRSSMGHLFMSYKAVENQEETDTVQKFKAIQAWWQNMVEQNHKCYVKPVASTSECFSADKCCTDIQRGNAAKLIQCCFRRSIEHHKYLKIKRAVSFLQTVIRAWLTVKQKSVVYKFSPIIVQKYSSGRLKQLETFGRYIIFMVDRHGFVKLRSSTLLIQKAVRRWISRKHQGRNMLTQDPSSPDPVKAASFDRRCTYEWTSRPKYTCTLSQMEKSSFIFQEKEMNDLRIKAAVKIQLAWRNFSVCNSHRNEYTAATQIQCCFRGWLLRRSFVQKKQAVINIQSHFRGWLLRKSFVKKKQTVRKIQCAFRGWLLRNLVKKQQAAIKLQSAFRGWSLRRSFVKKQQAAIKIQSDFRGLKCQRNFQIYKIASKSAIVIQSHLRGWIARKAVCRLRHQIVVIQSHCRGWLTRRDLLLQRKAVIKIQNAFQCVKCWKAFQCYRYAAIDIQRFVRGHITRNRLLGTSSLRSASPNGCTLQASRGCFPSFQLKMLLTSVLKLQRWWRGVLLLNSRTKSAIIIQSHIRGWIARREATRERHRVVVIQSYWKGYLARKESRGQLVDLRLRVQKSATSVDDGMRIINRLLAALSDLLSMKSVSGILHTCATLDMATAHSQICCEKLVAAGAINTLLKLIRSVSRSIPDQEVLKHALSTLRNLSHYPHLAEVLIDTRGSVETILWEFLRNKEEGYFLASELLKKICSNQKGVEALRNLPALLKRLHNLTEDLSRKANNEKRNIRGQAGRENTERRLKEAMELLKLTKKG; encoded by the exons ATGGATGAAGAAAGTCGACGGCCATGTCCTTCGCCGTCACCGAATgtttgttgttcttcttcttcctcctttctCAAAGACATATCAAATTTCAAAACCCCAAAACAGTCCTCCAAGAACCCTAGTTTCCACTCTCCTTTCCCCCAATTTTTCACCGCTTCCAAGCAAACTCCTCGCTCTTCGGCTTCTGCGTTCCGGCACCGCCCGTCACTGGCTCCATCCTCGTCAAAGTCGAAGGCGGCGCGGAGGCTCAAGGCATTCGAGATGGAGCAGTCTCAATCGTCTCGGAAGGCGCAGATTAAGAAAGAAAAGTCGCTGAAGTCTCTGGCGAAATCGCTCACTGTTTGGctcaattttttgtttgagaACCCCGAATCCTGCGGTTGTGATGTTTCGCGATTGGTCGGAGTGGATCAGTCGCGTTCGGTGTTGGCCAACGGGAAGAGGGATAGCTGGCCAGGTGTCGGGGTCGGGATTAATGGGGCGTGGCGGAGCCCGAAGCGCCAGAGGGATTCTATGTGGCAaggtgatggtggtggtgatTCGGATGCGGGGATGTTTCCGAGTTTGATGTTCTCTTCCTTGCAGCTCTCTTTGAAGGAAGTTTGTAGTTTTGATGATTTGAAGCAGCGAATGAGGGTTTATTTGAGCTTGGGAACTTGCAAGGAGATTTTTAAAGTGATGACTCAAGTGGCGAAG AATATTGATGAAGGAAGACTAAAAATGAAGGCACATTGCCCCATTGTAACAGATGTTGGAATGAAAGAGAAGGCCATAAAGATTCTCATGTGTTATAACCCAATATGGCTCCGAATTGGCTTATACATTATTTTTGGAGGTGATTCCTTGTTGCCTAATGAAGACGTCAATTCTGATGAAGAAATCAcattattgaaaatgattattgAGAAGCAGTTCTTCTCACATGTCGGTCTAGCAAAAGCTTATGCTTATAACAAATTGGTTGAGGGCCTATATCGACCAGGTTACTTTGAAACTATGGGGAATGTAATATTGAAGAGATTTTTGTTGCTTGTTCTTATTCTTGATAGAGCTAAGTCTCAGAGCTGTCTTCCTATTAAATATGGTATTGATGGGGTGGATGGGGGTTCTCCATTATTGTTTTCTCAACGGTCAAACATTAAATCAAGTCGTCAAATAATCCATG ATTTCTTATCATCGGATATTATGCATGGAGAGGGTAATCTTCTTGCACATCTAGTGATTGTGGGGTACAAAGTATCCTATGAACAG TGTTGCCTTACCGAGTATGACTTCAGAGTGACAGATTTGTTTGACGATCTTCAAGATGGGGTGCGGCTCTGTAGAACCATTCAACTCTTGCTGCATGATTCCTCTATTCTCGTG AAAATGGTAGTTCCATCTGATACCCATAAGAAGAATTTGGCAAATTGTGGCATTGCACTGCAATATCTTAAGCAGGCTGGTGTGTCATTATATGATGATGATGGAATGGTGATTGTAGGAGAAGATGTTGCTAATGGAGATAAGGAACTTACACTTTCATTGTTATGGAACATTTTTGTTCACTTGCAG TTACCACTTCTAATCAACAAAACGTTGTTATTTGAGGAAATTTCCAAAATCCGTGGTGCTGATGTG GACAtttctaaaaatgatatttcctcTCCTTTGGAAATGCTTTTGAAATGGATCCAG GCGGTTTGTGAAGGTTACGATTTCaagattgaaaattttgctTCCTTGGTTGATGGAAAAGCCATGTGGTGTTTGCTTGATTATTACTTCAGGAAGGAACTTCATTGTTCCCGTTCTTACAAT GATCCTAATGAAAGAAATggtaaaaaatcaattatatcaGCTACTGATTGTACAGATGCAGCACACAACTTTATCTTATCACAGAAGCTGACAACATTATTGGGAAATTTTCCAGAG GTTCTACAAACCAGTGACATCCTTGAACATAATGGAGCCTGCAATGATAGGTCTGTGGTAATTTTGTTGGTGTTCCTCTCATCCCAGCTGGTTGTCAAGAGAAATACA GATCAGCTGAATTTTCATAAACTCCTGGGATGTACTTGTCAAATTCCAGAGGGAAAACGCTCTAGTATGGGGCACTTGTTTATGAGTTACAAAGCAGTAGAGAACCAAGAAGAAACAG ATACTGTGCAGAAATTTAAGGCCATTCAGGCTTGGTGGCAAAATATGGTTGAACAAAATCACAAATGTTATGTTAAACCAGTTGCTTCTACTTCAGAGTGCTTCTCTGCCGACAAATGCTGCACTGACATTCAAAGAG GAAATGCTGCAAAGCTTATACAGTGTTGTTTCAGACGATCAATTGAACATCACAAGTACCTCAAGATAAAACGAGCAGTTTCTTTTCTGCAAACTGTTATTCGAGCTTGGCTAACAGTGAAACAGAAATCAGTCGTATACAAATTCAGTCCCATCATAGTTCAGAAGTATTCATCTG GAAGATTGAAACAGTTGGAAACATTTGGGAGATATATCATTTTCATGGTTGACAGGCATGGTTTTGTCAAATTAAGAAGTTCTACATTACTCATTCAGAAGGCAGTTAGGAGATGGATCTCTCGCAAACATCAGGGTAGAAATATGTTGACTCAGGATCCATCGTCTCCAGATCCTGTCAAAGCTGCTAGTTTTGATAGGAGATGTACTTATGAATGGACTTCCAGGCCTAAATACACTTGCACGCTTTCTCAGATGGAGAaaagttcatttatttttcaagaaaaggaaatgaatgATCTTCGGATAAAAGCAGCTGTTAAAATTCAGCTTGCTTggaggaatttttctgtctgcAACTCTCACCGCAATGAGTACACTGCTGCAACTCAAATTCAGTGTTGTTTCCGAGGTTGGCTGTTGAGAAGGAGTTTTGTACAGAAAAAGCAAGCAGTGATAAACATTCAAAGTCATTTCCGTGGTTGGTTGTTGAGAAAGAGTTTTGTAAAGAAGAAGCAAACagtaagaaaaattcaatgTGCTTTCCGTGGttggttgttgagaaatttGGTAAAGAAGCAGCAAGCAGCAATAAAACTTCAAAGTGCTTTCCGTGGCTGGTCATTGAGAAGGAGTTTTGTGAAGAAGCAACAAGCAGCAATAAAAATTCAAAGTGATTTTCGGGGTTTAAAATGTCAGAGGAATTTTCAGATTTACAAAATTGCCAGCAAGTCAGCCATCGTCATTCAGTCTCATTTACGTGGATGGATAGCTCGCAAAGCAGTTTGCAGACTTAGacatcaaattgttgtaatCCAA AGTCATTGCCGTGGTTGGTTGACAAGGAGGGACCTTTTGCTCCAAAGAAAAGCTGTGATAAAGATTCAAAATGCTTTTCAATGTGTAAAATGCTGGAAAGCATTTCAATGCTACAGATATGCTGCTATTGATATTCAACGGTTTGTCAGAGGGCACATTACACGAAATAGACTCCTAG GGACTTCTAGCCTTCGTTCAGCCTCACCTAATGGTTGCACTTTACAGGCCTCAAGAGGTTGCTTCCCgagttttcaattaaaaatgcTACTGACTTCAGTTTTGAAACTGCAAAGATGGTGGAGAGGTGTTTTGTTGCTTAATTCAAGAACAAAATCAGCAATTATTATTCAGTCTCATATTCGTGGGTGGATTGCAAGGCGAGAAGCCACTAGAGAGAGGCATCGGGTTGTTGTGATACAA TCCTACTGGAAAGGTTATCTTGCACGGAAAGAGTCAAGGGGGCAGCTAGTGGATTTGCGTTTGAGAGTGCAAAAGTCTGCTACAAGTGTAGATGATGGCATGCGTATTATAAATAGACTTCTAGCAGCACTTTCTGACCTCCTGAGCATGAAAAGTGTCAGCGGCATTCTGCATACGTGTGCAACTTTGG ATATGGCCACGGCACATTCACAGATATGTTGCGAGAAACTTGTGGCTGCAGGGGCAATTAACACTCTACTGAAGCTGATCCGCTCAGTTAGCCGTAGCATACCTGATCAGGAGGTTTTAAAACATGCACTCTCTACTCTCAGAAACCTTTCCCACTATCCACATTTGGCTGAAGTGCTGATTGATACTCGTGGATCTGTAGAAACAATTCTCTGGGAGTTCCTAAG GAACAAGGAAGAGGGATATTTCCTTGCTTCTGAGCTTCTGAAGAAGATATGTTCAAATCAGAAAGGTGTTGAAGCTTTAAGAAACTTGCCTGCTCTTTTGAAGAGGCTACACAACCTCACTGAGGATCTTAGCAGGAAGGCAAACAATGAGAAGAG GAACATCCGGGGTCAAGCTGGAAGAGAAAACACAGAGAGGAGATTGAAAGAGGCCATGGAACTCCTGAAGCTGACCAAAAAGGGCTGA
- the LOC100264098 gene encoding cytochrome P450 716B1, which produces MSIFNLLLIFLLPIFIILFLRERRGVSQKLPPGSLGIPFIGQSFSFLHALRKNTGEKWLQSRIQKYGAVSKLSLFGTPTVLLSGAAANKFIFTNDGVILANQQPQPIRRILGDKNLTELAGEDHRRVRGAIGMFLKPESLKKYVGKIDRVVRQHLDMNWKGHQTVKVYPMMKQLMFDVICSLLFDLEQGKDREMLIHDFHLLTQGLWSVPINLPFTRFSNGLKASRRIRRVVSELIHEKRSAMELGQSSPQDDFITCMLNIQHQSSPDQTRTMTEEEILDNAIVVMFAGHETSTSLLTFLLWFLAKDPVAYDAIVHEHEEIAKTKVSGELLNWDDLAKMKHTWKAAMETMRIIPPVFGGFRKVLKDFEYGGYLIPKGWQVFWAASPTHMDDQIFIDQWKFNPTRFDNQTSIPPYNFVPFGGGMRICPGNEFVRIESLVSIHYLITQFRWKLLDGEDVITRDPMPMPQQGLLVFLEPKIAP; this is translated from the exons ATGTCAATCTTCAACCTTCTGTTGATCTTCCTTCTTCCAATCTTCATCATACTTTTTCTTAGAGAAAGAAGGGGGGTATCTCAAAAGCTTCCTCCTGGTTCTCTAGGCATCCCCTTCATAGGCCAAAGCTTCAGCTTCTTACATGCTCTGAGAAAAAACACAGGTGAAAAATGGCTTCAAAGTAGAATTCAGAAGTATGGGGCAGTGTCCAAGCTCAGCCTCTTTGGGACTCCTACTGTTCTTCTCAGTGGGGCAGCTGCAAACAAGTTCATATTCACTAATGATGGGGTGATTCTGGCGAACCAGCAACCTCAGCCTATTAGAAGGATATTGGGGGATAAGAATTTGACAGAGTTGGCAGGTGAAGATCACAGAAGAGTAAGGGGTGCAATTGGGATGTTCTTGAAGCCTGAATCCTTGAAGAAATATGTTGGGAAGATTGATAGAGTGGTTAGGCAACATCTTGACATGAATTGGAAGGGCCACCAAACAGTCAAG GTTTATCCGATGATGAAGCAGCTCATGTTTGATGTCATATGCTCTCTTCTATTTGATCTAGAACAAGGGAAGGATAGGGAGATGCTTATTCATGATTTTCATCTCCTCACACAAGGCCTATGGTCTGTACCAATAAATCTGCCATTCACTCGGTTCAGTAATGGCCTAAAAGCAAGCAGAAGGATCAGGAGAGTGGTTAGTGAGCTCATACACGAGAAGAGATCAGCAATGGAGCTAGGGCAATCTTCCCCACAGGATGATTTCATCACTTGCATGCTCAACATCCAGCACCAAAGCAGTCCAGATCAGACGAGGACAATGACCGAAGAAGAGATTTTGGATAATGCTATTGTTGTCATGTTTGCTGGACATGAGACTTCAACAAGCCTTTTAACTTTCCTGCTATGGTTCCTAGCGAAAGACCCGGTCGCTTATGATGCTATTGTCCATG AGCATGAAGAAATAGCAAAGACCAAAGTTTCTGGAGAGCTTCTCAATTGGGATGATCTTGCTAAGATGAAACACACATGGAAAGCAGCAATGGAGACTATGAGGATCATCCCTCCCGTATTTGGTGGTTTCAGGAAAGTCCTCAAAGATTTTGAGTATGGTGGCTACTTGATTCCTAAAGGGTGGCAA GTGTTCTGGGCTGCAAGTCCAACCCATATGGATGATCAAATCTTTATAGATCAATGGAAATTCAACCCAACTCGATTCGATAACCAGACATCAATCCCACCTtacaattttgttccatttgGAGGAGGAATGAGGATTTGTCCAGGAAATGAGTTTGTGAGAATTGAATCCTTAGTCTCAATTCACTATTTAATCACCCAATTTAGATGGAAACTACTCGATGGCGAGGATGTTATCACTAGGGATCCAATGCCAATGCCTCAACAAGGACTATTAGTCTTTCTTGAGCCAAAGATTGCACCATAG
- the LOC100241818 gene encoding cytochrome P450 716B1, with the protein MSIFNLLLIFLLPIFIILFLRERRGVSQKLPPGSLGIPIIGQSFSFLHALRKNTGEKWLQSRIQKYGAVSKLSLFGTPTVLLSGAAANKFVFTNDGVILANQQPQPIRRILGDKNLTELRGEDHRRVRGAIGMFLKPESLKKYVGKIDRVVRQHLDMNWKGHQTVKVYPMMKQLMFDIICSLLFGLEQGKDREMLIHDFHLFSQGLCSVPINLPFTRFSNGLKASRRIRRVVSELIHEKRSAMELGQASPQDDFITCMLNIQHQSSPDQTRTMTEEEILDNAILVMFAGHDTSTSLLTFLLWFLAKDPVAYDAIVHEHEEIAKTKVSGELLNWDDLAKMKHTWKAAMETMRIIPPIFGGFRKVLKDFEYGGYLIPKGWQVFWAASPTHMDDQIFIDQWKFNPARFDNQTSIPPYNFVPFGGGMRICPGYEFVRIESLVSIHYLITQFRWKLLDGEDVIIRDPMPIPQQGLLVYLEPKIAP; encoded by the exons ATGTCAATCTTCAACCTTCTGTTGATCTTCCTTCTTCCAATCTTCATCATACTTTTTCTTAGAGAAAGAAGGGGGGTATCTCAAAAGCTTCCTCCTGGTTCTCTAGGCATCCCCATCATAGGCCAAAGCTTCAGCTTCTTACATGCTCTGAGAAAAAACACAGGTGAAAAATGGCTTCAAAGTAGAATTCAGAAGTATGGGGCAGTGTCCAAGCTCAGCCTCTTTGGGACTCCTACTGTTCTTCTCAGTGGGGCAGCTGCAAACAAGTTCGTATTCACTAATGATGGGGTGATTCTGGCGAACCAGCAACCTCAGCCGATTAGAAGGATATTGGGGGATAAGAATTTGACAGAGTTGAGAGGTGAAGATCACAGAAGAGTAAGGGGTGCAATCGGGATGTTCTTGAAGCCTGAATCCTTGAAGAAGTATGTTGGGAAGATTGATAGAGTGGTTAGGCAACATCTTGACATGAATTGGAAGGGCCACCAAACAGTCAAG GTTTATCCGATGATGAAGCAGCTCATGTTTGATATCATATGCTCTCTTCTATTTGGTCTAGAACAAGGGAAGGATAGGGAGATGCTTATTCATGATTTTCACCTCTTCTCACAAGGCCTATGTTCTGTACCAATAAATCTGCCATTCACTCGGTTCAGTAATGGCCTAAAAGCAAGCAGAAGGATCAGAAGAGTGGTTAGTGAGCTCATACACGAGAAGAGATCAGCAATGGAGCTAGGGCAAGCTTCCCCACAGGATGATTTCATCACTTGCATGCTCAACATCCAGCACCAAAGCAGTCCAGATCAGACGAGGACAATGACCGAAGAAGAGATTTTGGATAATGCTATTCTTGTCATGTTTGCTGGACATGACACTTCAACAAGCCTTTTAACGTTCCTGCTATGGTTCCTAGCAAAAGACCCGGTCGCTTATGATGCTATTGTCCATG AGCATGAAGAAATAGCAAAGACCAAAGTTTCTGGAGAGCTTCTCAATTGGGATGATCTTGCTAAGATGAAACACACATGGAAAGCAGCAATGGAGACTATGAGGATCATCCCTCCCATATTTGGTGGTTTCAGGAAAGTCCTCAAAGATTTTGAGTATGGTGGCTACTTGATTCCTAAAGGGTGGCAA GTGTTCTGGGCTGCAAGTCCAACTCATATGGATGATCAAATCTTTATAGATCAATGGAAATTCAACCCGGCTCGATTCGATAACCAGACATCAATCCCACCTtacaattttgttccatttgGAGGAGGAATGAGGATTTGTCCAGGATATGAATTTGTGAGGATTGAATCCTTAGTCTCAATTCACTATTTAATCACCCAATTTAGATGGAAACTACTCGACGGTGAGGATGTTATCATTAGGGATCCAATGCCAATACCTCAACAAGGACTATTAGTCTATCTTGAGCCAAAGATTGCACCATAA
- the LOC100255474 gene encoding derlin-2.2: MAQAVEEWYKQMPIITRSYLTAAIVTTIGCSLDIISPYNLYLNPKLVVKQYEVWRLITNFLYFRKMDLDFLFHMFFLARYCKLLEENSFRGRTADFFYMLLFGATVLTGIVLIGGMIPYVSESFAKIIFLSNSLTFMMVYVWSKQNPFIHMSFLGLFTFTAAYLPWVLLGFSVLVGASAWVDLLGMIAGHAYYFLEDVYPRMTGRRPLRTPQFIKAMFADEAIVVPRNPNMRFAPPLAEGAHQD, from the exons ATGGCTCAAGCCGTTGAAGAATGGTACAAGCAGATGCCAATCATCACCCGCTCTTATCTCACCGCCGCAATCGTCACCACCATCGGTTGCTCTCTCGAC ATTATATCTCCTTATAATTTGTACTTGAACCCTAAACTTGTGGTTAAGCAGTATGAAGTATGGCGCCTTATCACCAATTTCCTGTACTTCCGGAAAATGG ATTTGGACTTTCTGTTCCACATGTTCTTTCTTGCTCGATACTGCAAACTTCTTGAAGAGAACTCTTTCAGGGGAAGGACCGCCGATTTCTTTTACATGCTCTTATTTGGTGCCACTGTTTTAACGGGGATTGTTCTCATTGGGGGGATGATACCATATGTATCAGAGTCATTTGCAAAAATTATATTCCTGAGCAATTCATTGACATTCATGATG GTTTATGTGTGGAGCAAGCAAAATCCTTTTATCCATATGAGTTTCTTGGGCCTCTTTACCTTCACAGCGGCCTACCTTCCATGG GTTCTTTTGGGGTTCTCTGTCCTTGTTGGTGCCAGTGCTTGGGTTGATTTGTTG GGTATGATTGCTGGTCATGCCTACTATTTTCTTGAAGATGTGTATCCGCGAATGACAGGTCGTCGGCCCCTAAGAACTCCACAGTTCATTAAAGCAATGTTTGCAGATGAGGCCATCGTCGTTCCGCGGAATCCAAACATGAGATTCGCGCCCCCACTTGCAGAGGGAGCTCACCAAGACTAA